The genomic window TGAAGTGCTCATGGAAGGCGGGCAGGCGCCTCATGAATTCCGGGCTGACAAGAACCCCGGTACGGATGATTATGAGGAAACCTGGGTCGATATGCTCGACAGGACATGATTAATGTCCAGTGATACGTTTACCACTGCGATATTTCTGATTACCGCCATCGTGGCGGCAGCGGTACTGGTGAATGCCTTTTTCCCGATCATATACACCGCAACCGATACGTTCTCGTCATCATCCCAGACTGCCGATGAGCGCCTTCGCACCGATGTCAAAATTGTCAACAGCTTTGCAAGCACTCCGGATGCAAAGGTCTGGGTGAAAAACGTCGGGTCGATACGAATCGCGGATGCGGACATTGATCTCTGCGATGTCTTCATCGGCGTTCCGGGGAATTTCGACATCCTCACCCTGAACAAGGCCGGACCCGGCAACGGTGAATGGGATTACGAGATAGTCGGGGATTCGAACGGATACTGGGATGTGGGGGAAACACTGCGCATCGATATCGCCAGCGCACTCGTCCCGGGAAGCGGGGGTGTGACGTACTTCCACTTTGTGCTTCCGAGCGGTATTACACGAACGAAGGAGTTTACAGCGAGCTGATGACATATGGGAAGTGCCTCACTGGTTGCGTCTGCAATTGCCCTGATCCTCCTTTTGATCACCGCTTACGTAATCGTCGGAGGAACCCTTTCCACTGCAGAGATCATTGCATTTGCCCAACATGAACAGGCCGCTCAGCAGGAGATACGGATGAGGACATCGATTGAAATTGTGAGTGCGACCCTGACGGCAGGCGCTTCGCCGCTGGTAGTGGAAGTGCGGAATGTCGGACAGGAGCCTGTTTCCGGCTTTGATAATATGGAAGCATACCTTGTTTTTGCCGACGAGCCCGTCCTGCATCCGTACGGCAGTGGCGCCGGCTACTGGGCGTATGGCGGGATCATTCCCGATTCCATCCATCCGCATCAGCTGGATCCCGACGAAGTGCTTACGATGTCCGTCGCTTATTCCGGTGTCACCGCACCGGTCTGGGTGCAGGTGACGACGGATCGCGGCGTGTATGATTCGGCATATGTGTGACGATTGAGGGGTGTATACTATGGGTGATAAAACCGGGCTTGGAGACCTCATCGGAGGAAACGATAAAAAAATTCTCTCTACCGGGAATCCGGAGATTGACAAAAAGCTTGCGGACGGTCTCCCGCTCGAATCACTTTCACTCGTGGAAGGGGAAAACGACACCGGCAAGAGTGTCATGACGCAGCAGGTGATCTGGGGTGCGCTCAAGGGCGGGCTGAACGTTGATCTCTATACCTCGGAGAATACGTCGAAGAGTTTTCTCAACCAGATGGAATCGATGAGCCTCGACATCTCGGATTATTTTGCGTGGGGGCATCTCAGAATGTTTCCGATGCACGTCACCGGGTTTGAGTGGAGCAAGGAGGAGATGCAGGGCATTCTCACGCGCATCATCAAGCATATCCAGCACAGCGAGGCACAGGTCATCGTCATCGATTCGCTCACGCTGCTGACGGGTTACGCGACGCAGGGAGATATTCTGACGTTTCTCACGAACAGCAAGAATCTGGTTGACCACGGCAAGACCATCCTTGTCACACTTCATACCTATGCCTTTGAAGAGGACACCCTTGTCCGGATACGCTCCATCTGCGACGCCCATCTCATGATGAAGAAGGCGCTCGTCGGCGACAAGTACGTCATGGTAATGGAAGTCGTGAAAATCCGCGGGGCGACGAAGACGACCGGGAACCTCGTTTCATTTGAGGTGCATCCCGGGTACGGCATGAAGATCATCCCGATTTCAATGGCACGGGTGTAATATGGGAACACTGAGCGCATCTGTCAATCTGCCGTTCAAGCCGGAGGTTATCGACGAAGGCATCGACTGGTACACCAATATCGAATCATCCGCCCTGTACCGGATGCTGCCCGCGAATGCGAAGGAGTACGTCACGAAGAGTCCGCACCTCCTCGAATATCTCCATATATTCCCGGTCAACGAGTTCGGCATCCCGCTCTTCTTCTCGGAGCTGAAAAGGGATCTGAAGGGGATGGAGAGCCCGAACCTGATCTATCCGCTCAATGACATGACCTTCGTGCACATCTTCCCGGATCCGAATGACGTCCGGAATTTCTACATCCCCATCGAGCCTTCGTTCCTGCACAGCGTTGCAGAAGCCATGCCGTTCGTCGAGCATAAACTCGTCGAACTGATTGATGCGCTCGATGAGGACCCGGTCACAGACGAGGAGCGGACGAAAGTCCTGAAACGCGTTATAAAAAAGGCGACATATATTCTTCAGCCCGGGGAGTCCGTCGAGGGCCTGCTGAAAGGGGGCAATGAAAAGAAAGGGCTGAAGGATAAGGTCATTGACCTGATGAACAAGGATTTCAGTGCAGGAAAAAAACCGGCGAAATCCCAGAAAAATTCCCGGGTAACCGTCCTGCCGGACGGCAGGGTTGTTCTCAATCCTCAGGAATTCGCCTCTCTCGAGTATCTCCTCATCAGGGACAAGATCGAAATGGGGATCCTCAAGCCGTTCCTCGACGACCATTATATCGAGGATATTACCTGTGACGGCGTCGGGCCGATCTTTATCGAGCACAAGATATTCAACGGGCTGAAATCCGCCGTCGAATTCAGGGCTACGAAGGAGATCGACGATTTCGTGATTAAGATGGCGGAGCGGATCAAACGCCCTCTCACGTACCGGAATCCGATCGTCGATGCGACGCTGCCCCAGGGCTCGCGTATCAACATCGTCTACGGAACGGAGATATCCAAGCACGGGAGCAATTTCACCATCCGTCAGGTTTCCGAGGAGCCGGCGAGCATTCTCCAGCTGATCGAGTGGAAGACGACGGATTACCTTGTCGCCGCATACCTCTGGATCTGCATCGAGTACGGGATGTCGCTCTTTATGAGCGGTGAGACGGCGAGCGGCAAAACGACAAGCCTGAATGCCATAACGACCTTTATTCCGCCCGAAAACAAGATTGTCACCATCGAGGACACCCCGGAACTGATCGTTCCGCATAAGAACTGGAGCCGCGAAGTGTCGAAGGGCAAAGGATCGGGCGAGGGTGACGGTGCCGACGTCACGATGTTCGATCTGCTGAAGGCAGCGCTGCGTCAGCGCCCGAATCAGATTCTGGTCGGTGAAATCCGTGGCGGTGAAGGTGCCGTAGCGTTTGGTGCCATGCAGACCGGCCACCCCGTTATGAGCACCTTCCACGCCGCAACCGTGGAAAAACTCATCCAGCGTGTCTGCAGCGAACCGATCAGCATTCCGAAGTCCCACGTTGACAATCTGAACCTCGTCATTATCCAGAGCGCCGTCCGCCGGCCGGACGGCAGCATGGCCCGGCGTATGCTCTCGATAAACGAACTTGTCGGGTTCAATCCGGAGACACAGGGCTTTTCCTTCGTTGCCATGTTTGTCTGGGATCCTGTGACCGATACATTCCAGTGGACCGGGAAAGGGAGCAGCTACCTGCTCGAGAATAAAATAG from Methanoculleus sp. SDB includes these protein-coding regions:
- a CDS encoding flagellin — translated: MSSDTFTTAIFLITAIVAAAVLVNAFFPIIYTATDTFSSSSQTADERLRTDVKIVNSFASTPDAKVWVKNVGSIRIADADIDLCDVFIGVPGNFDILTLNKAGPGNGEWDYEIVGDSNGYWDVGETLRIDIASALVPGSGGVTYFHFVLPSGITRTKEFTAS
- a CDS encoding flagellar accessory protein FlaH, whose translation is MGDKTGLGDLIGGNDKKILSTGNPEIDKKLADGLPLESLSLVEGENDTGKSVMTQQVIWGALKGGLNVDLYTSENTSKSFLNQMESMSLDISDYFAWGHLRMFPMHVTGFEWSKEEMQGILTRIIKHIQHSEAQVIVIDSLTLLTGYATQGDILTFLTNSKNLVDHGKTILVTLHTYAFEEDTLVRIRSICDAHLMMKKALVGDKYVMVMEVVKIRGATKTTGNLVSFEVHPGYGMKIIPISMARV
- a CDS encoding secretion system protein E, which gives rise to MGTLSASVNLPFKPEVIDEGIDWYTNIESSALYRMLPANAKEYVTKSPHLLEYLHIFPVNEFGIPLFFSELKRDLKGMESPNLIYPLNDMTFVHIFPDPNDVRNFYIPIEPSFLHSVAEAMPFVEHKLVELIDALDEDPVTDEERTKVLKRVIKKATYILQPGESVEGLLKGGNEKKGLKDKVIDLMNKDFSAGKKPAKSQKNSRVTVLPDGRVVLNPQEFASLEYLLIRDKIEMGILKPFLDDHYIEDITCDGVGPIFIEHKIFNGLKSAVEFRATKEIDDFVIKMAERIKRPLTYRNPIVDATLPQGSRINIVYGTEISKHGSNFTIRQVSEEPASILQLIEWKTTDYLVAAYLWICIEYGMSLFMSGETASGKTTSLNAITTFIPPENKIVTIEDTPELIVPHKNWSREVSKGKGSGEGDGADVTMFDLLKAALRQRPNQILVGEIRGGEGAVAFGAMQTGHPVMSTFHAATVEKLIQRVCSEPISIPKSHVDNLNLVIIQSAVRRPDGSMARRMLSINELVGFNPETQGFSFVAMFVWDPVTDTFQWTGKGSSYLLENKIATMLGIPENRRSEIYNEVEKRARILERLHKAGYTGFWDLYFMMTKIKKQGLLKIEV